A genomic segment from Nitrospira lenta encodes:
- a CDS encoding FliI/YscN family ATPase — translation MSLSDLLDQVEPLDITGRVAQAVGLVIEGTGARSTVGDICHITREDGKGIIPAEVVGFRGDRVLLMPLGEMEGIGPSSRIAMTGQAAGLAVGPALLGRVLNGLGEPLDGKGPLVAQAHYPLRTSPPNPLSRNRITTPLDLGVRAINGFLTCGRGQKVGIFAGSGVGKSVLLGMISRYTQADVNVIALIGERGREVNEFLERDLGPEALKRSVVIVATSDQPPMVRLRASLVATCIAEYFRDQGRQVLLMMDSLTRLAYSQREVGLAIGEPPTTKGYTPSVFAMLPKLLERVGTGPGVGTITGLYTVLVDGDDLSDPIADTVRSILDGHIVLSRTLAAQNHFPAIDLLQSTSRVMRDIVTREHEAAARQTIELMARYRQSEDLILLGAYKQGMNAALDRAVRGQDAINGYLRQAVEQPADFAASRQHLLNLAQQT, via the coding sequence ATGTCGCTCAGTGATCTTCTCGATCAGGTCGAACCATTGGACATTACCGGGCGCGTGGCGCAAGCCGTCGGCCTGGTCATTGAAGGCACCGGCGCGCGCTCGACGGTCGGCGACATCTGCCACATCACGAGGGAAGACGGCAAAGGGATCATTCCAGCGGAAGTCGTAGGATTTCGAGGCGATCGTGTCTTGCTGATGCCGCTCGGAGAAATGGAAGGGATCGGGCCATCGAGCCGCATTGCGATGACTGGTCAAGCGGCCGGACTCGCCGTTGGCCCCGCACTGCTCGGACGGGTCTTGAATGGGTTGGGGGAACCCTTGGACGGCAAAGGGCCGCTCGTCGCGCAGGCCCACTATCCACTTCGGACGAGTCCGCCGAATCCCTTGTCGCGGAACCGGATCACGACCCCGTTGGATTTGGGTGTGCGGGCGATCAACGGGTTCTTGACCTGCGGGCGCGGACAGAAGGTCGGGATCTTCGCCGGATCGGGCGTCGGGAAAAGCGTCTTGCTCGGAATGATTAGCCGCTATACCCAGGCGGACGTCAATGTCATTGCGTTAATCGGCGAACGCGGACGTGAGGTGAATGAGTTTCTGGAACGCGATCTGGGACCTGAAGCCTTGAAGCGCTCAGTCGTCATCGTGGCCACATCGGATCAACCGCCGATGGTCCGGCTGCGCGCATCGCTCGTGGCAACCTGTATCGCCGAATATTTTCGCGATCAGGGACGCCAGGTCTTATTGATGATGGACTCACTGACGCGGTTGGCCTACAGCCAACGGGAGGTCGGCTTGGCGATCGGCGAACCGCCGACGACCAAAGGCTATACGCCGTCGGTGTTCGCCATGTTACCGAAACTGCTGGAGCGAGTGGGGACCGGTCCCGGCGTCGGCACGATTACTGGGTTGTATACGGTACTGGTGGACGGCGACGATCTGTCCGACCCGATCGCCGATACGGTGCGTTCGATTCTGGATGGACACATCGTCCTCTCACGCACCCTCGCGGCGCAAAACCACTTCCCGGCCATCGACCTGCTCCAAAGTACCAGCCGGGTCATGCGCGACATTGTCACGCGTGAACATGAAGCGGCGGCGCGCCAAACGATCGAACTGATGGCGCGGTATCGGCAATCCGAAGATCTTATTCTTCTCGGCGCCTATAAGCAGGGGATGAATGCCGCGCTGGATCGGGCGGTGCGCGGACAAGACGCCATTAACGGGTATCTCCGCCAGGCGGTCGAACAACCGGCTGACTTTGCCGCGTCTCGACAGCACCTTCTGAACTTGGCACAACAGACATGA
- a CDS encoding response regulator, whose protein sequence is MATSVSLPARLSAPAASGTPKLHGSILVVDDDEIIRNLFIELFRSEGVAIRVAGTAQEALAMVKQAPPALVMVDIALPDLDGIQLLEQIQACDQRVISVVMTGSPSVELAVRAMKAGAAEFFMKPIQNDVMLMTARRLLELHALRAENTVLKHAVVRAGGLRVHSMVLQTFGEDGVTRGQDGLTEFERGIAEGERRACARDEERRRHERTVLSNAVRKFDQAWLALHQTVEEEVVSLAFQIATKVLRDRAEQVKEQVVAQAKSALAALKESGRVTITVHPADAGTLDAMRDELSRVGDLTLSLHIEPDITLPRGGCIVQTVNRVVDASLETQLSRLGEALRARGTHVAQ, encoded by the coding sequence ATGGCCACGAGCGTATCACTGCCAGCGAGATTGTCCGCGCCGGCTGCGTCCGGAACGCCGAAACTACACGGGTCGATTCTCGTCGTCGATGATGACGAGATTATCCGGAATCTCTTTATCGAACTCTTTCGTTCTGAAGGGGTGGCCATTCGTGTCGCCGGAACCGCTCAGGAAGCGCTGGCGATGGTGAAACAAGCGCCCCCGGCGCTCGTGATGGTGGACATTGCCCTGCCGGATCTGGATGGGATTCAACTCTTGGAGCAGATTCAAGCCTGCGACCAACGAGTGATCAGCGTCGTCATGACCGGATCGCCGAGCGTCGAGTTGGCCGTCCGGGCCATGAAGGCCGGCGCAGCCGAGTTCTTCATGAAGCCGATTCAGAACGATGTCATGCTGATGACCGCTCGACGATTGCTCGAACTGCACGCCTTACGCGCGGAAAACACGGTCTTGAAACATGCGGTCGTGCGAGCCGGCGGCTTGCGCGTACACAGCATGGTCTTGCAAACATTCGGCGAAGACGGGGTCACACGCGGGCAAGATGGACTGACGGAATTTGAACGCGGCATTGCCGAAGGCGAGCGGCGAGCCTGCGCCCGTGATGAAGAACGCCGGCGTCATGAACGGACCGTGCTCTCCAATGCCGTGAGGAAATTCGATCAAGCCTGGCTGGCCTTGCATCAGACCGTGGAAGAAGAAGTGGTGAGTCTAGCCTTTCAGATTGCCACCAAAGTGCTGCGCGACCGCGCCGAGCAGGTCAAAGAACAAGTGGTGGCACAAGCCAAATCGGCGCTGGCCGCGTTGAAAGAGTCCGGCCGCGTGACCATTACGGTGCATCCCGCCGATGCCGGAACGCTGGACGCGATGCGGGACGAATTGAGCCGGGTCGGCGATCTCACGCTCTCGCTCCATATTGAACCGGATATCACGTTGCCCCGTGGAGGATGTATCGTGCAGACAGTCAACCGAGTGGTCGATGCCTCGCTTGAGACACAACTCTCCCGCCTAGGTGAAGCGCTTCGCGCAAGAGGCACACATGTCGCTCAGTGA
- the fliG gene encoding flagellar motor switch protein FliG — protein sequence MAGDAKQMSGEQKAAILLRAIGEEAAAQVMKQLDPKEIKKLGHYMNGTAQISKEDEAVVISEFESASASGDVQFKGNEYIRSVLIKALGPEKAKAIIESMTRKSYPGLEALKWVEAKSLASMIKIEHPQTIAVILAHLESEQASQLLAQLPEFLRGDVALRVATMEEVQPDVLEELSNTMQEALLSNTGMRAQSLGGTEMMADIMTRLDKSTEGNIMAKIAEKSQPLADAIRALMFVFDDLIKLDDRGMQELMKEISKEDLPLALRGANSDIKDKFFKNMSSRAAEMLKDDMESKGPVKIADVERSQQNILKVCRKLEEEGRIVVAGAGEEML from the coding sequence ATGGCCGGTGACGCGAAACAGATGTCCGGTGAACAGAAGGCGGCGATTCTGCTGCGCGCCATCGGGGAAGAAGCGGCTGCTCAAGTCATGAAGCAGCTCGATCCCAAGGAGATCAAGAAGCTCGGTCATTACATGAATGGCACTGCCCAAATCTCAAAGGAAGATGAAGCGGTGGTGATTTCAGAATTCGAAAGCGCGAGCGCCTCGGGAGACGTCCAATTTAAGGGCAATGAATATATTCGCAGCGTCTTGATCAAAGCGCTGGGTCCAGAAAAAGCCAAGGCCATCATCGAATCGATGACGCGGAAATCCTATCCAGGCCTGGAAGCCTTGAAGTGGGTCGAAGCCAAATCGTTAGCCAGTATGATTAAGATCGAACATCCCCAAACTATCGCCGTCATTCTGGCGCATCTGGAGAGCGAACAGGCCAGTCAGTTGTTGGCTCAGCTGCCGGAGTTCTTGCGAGGCGACGTCGCCTTGCGCGTGGCGACCATGGAAGAAGTCCAACCCGATGTGTTGGAGGAACTCAGCAACACCATGCAGGAAGCGCTCTTGTCGAATACCGGCATGCGTGCCCAATCGCTCGGCGGAACGGAGATGATGGCCGATATCATGACCCGACTCGATAAGAGCACCGAGGGCAACATTATGGCCAAGATCGCGGAGAAGAGTCAGCCGCTGGCCGATGCGATCCGCGCCCTGATGTTCGTCTTCGACGACCTGATCAAGCTGGATGATCGCGGCATGCAGGAACTGATGAAGGAAATCAGCAAAGAAGATCTGCCCTTGGCGCTGCGTGGGGCTAACTCCGATATTAAGGATAAATTCTTCAAAAACATGTCGAGCCGCGCGGCCGAGATGCTCAAGGACGATATGGAATCCAAGGGCCCGGTCAAAATCGCAGATGTGGAGCGGTCGCAGCAGAACATCCTCAAAGTGTGCCGAAAACTGGAGGAAGAGGGCCGGATTGTGGTGGCCGGTGCAGGGGAGGAGATGCTGTAA
- the fliF gene encoding flagellar basal-body MS-ring/collar protein FliF, with the protein MFSKFSINQRMIILVALAGSVAGLIALALWTQQPDMQVLFTNLNSEDASSIIDKLKESKTPYDTTGGGATILVPTAQVHDLRLTLASQGIPKGGGVGYEIFDRTSIGMSEFVQKLNYRRALQGELARTIAQMPEVERARVHLAIPERRLFAAEQERPRASVVVSLRNAQVLSKGQVQGVVHLVASSVEGLQARDITVVDGHGHLLSSTAQDETAGLSNTQLEYQRTIEKDIEGRIQSMLERIVGLNKAEVRVSSLIDFRKVETTEERYDPNGQVVRSEQRGQEKANGVNGMSGGVPGVQSNVPPGTEAEATPTSSNATQTKNETVNYEISRTVSRIVEPIGSIKKLSVAVLVDGTYETPKAAEGQAADKPAGDVIRKYIPRSEEDIKRIEDIVKKAMGYSTERQDQVQVVNVQFGFGPEEPATATVEAVAESTQPWMPYMRYGVGALLFLLILFFVVRPLIAMLGVSTVEATAAEATAPALPASVSAVEASLESSASRAQIVDMARKNPDGTAVVVKQWLKGNA; encoded by the coding sequence TGTTTTCGAAATTCTCGATCAATCAACGCATGATCATTCTGGTTGCGCTGGCGGGCTCCGTCGCCGGCCTCATTGCGCTCGCCCTCTGGACGCAACAACCGGACATGCAAGTGCTCTTCACGAATCTCAATAGTGAAGACGCGTCGTCGATTATCGATAAATTGAAGGAGTCAAAGACGCCCTACGATACGACGGGCGGGGGAGCCACGATTCTTGTGCCCACGGCACAGGTGCACGATCTTCGCTTGACGCTGGCCAGCCAAGGCATTCCCAAGGGCGGCGGTGTCGGCTATGAAATCTTTGACCGTACCTCCATCGGAATGTCGGAATTCGTTCAGAAACTGAATTACCGGCGCGCGCTGCAAGGCGAGCTGGCTCGTACGATTGCGCAGATGCCGGAAGTCGAACGCGCGCGCGTCCATTTGGCGATTCCTGAACGGCGGTTGTTTGCCGCGGAACAGGAGCGGCCCCGCGCCTCCGTGGTAGTGTCGCTCAGAAATGCCCAAGTGTTGAGCAAGGGGCAAGTCCAGGGTGTCGTGCATCTCGTTGCCAGCAGCGTGGAGGGATTGCAGGCCCGCGATATTACCGTTGTGGACGGCCACGGTCATCTCCTATCCTCCACGGCGCAGGACGAAACCGCCGGCCTGTCTAATACACAGCTCGAATATCAACGCACGATTGAAAAGGACATCGAAGGCCGGATTCAGTCGATGCTCGAGCGGATCGTCGGGTTGAATAAGGCGGAAGTCCGCGTCTCCAGCTTGATCGACTTTAGAAAAGTCGAAACGACGGAAGAACGCTACGACCCCAACGGGCAAGTCGTTCGCAGCGAACAGCGCGGGCAAGAGAAAGCCAACGGCGTCAACGGCATGTCCGGCGGCGTGCCGGGAGTGCAGTCCAACGTGCCGCCCGGGACGGAAGCGGAGGCCACGCCGACGAGTTCCAATGCGACGCAAACGAAGAACGAAACGGTCAATTATGAAATCAGCCGGACCGTCTCCCGCATCGTGGAGCCGATCGGTTCGATCAAGAAACTCTCGGTCGCTGTCCTGGTGGACGGAACCTACGAAACGCCCAAAGCCGCGGAAGGTCAGGCAGCCGACAAGCCGGCTGGTGATGTCATCAGAAAGTATATTCCCCGCAGTGAAGAAGACATCAAGCGGATTGAAGACATCGTCAAAAAAGCGATGGGCTATTCAACGGAACGCCAGGATCAAGTGCAGGTCGTCAATGTGCAGTTCGGATTTGGCCCTGAAGAGCCGGCCACCGCGACGGTCGAGGCGGTCGCGGAAAGCACGCAACCCTGGATGCCGTATATGAGATACGGTGTCGGTGCGCTGTTATTCCTGCTCATTCTCTTCTTTGTCGTCCGGCCCCTTATCGCGATGCTGGGCGTCTCGACGGTGGAAGCGACGGCGGCGGAAGCCACGGCGCCGGCCTTGCCCGCATCCGTCAGCGCGGTGGAAGCCTCGCTGGAATCGAGTGCGAGTCGCGCGCAAATCGTCGATATGGCCCGAAAGAATCCTGACGGGACCGCCGTGGTCGTGAAACAGTGGTTGAAAGGTAATGCATAG